A single genomic interval of Legionella israelensis harbors:
- the secA gene encoding preprotein translocase subunit SecA, whose product MLNTLMKKMFGSRNERTLRRMDKIVSAINAFESEMKTLSDAELKAKTEHFRSRYAEGETLDEMLAEAFATVREASVRTLGLRHFDVQLIGGIVLHEGNIAEMRTGEGKTLVATLPAYLNAISGDGVHIVTVNDYLAKRDSEWMKPIYEFLGLSVSVIYPDMPQDEKQKAYKADILYGTNNEFGFDYLRDNMAFSLEEKVQRRLNFAVVDEVDSILIDEARTPLIISGTAESGSEYYIKVNKLIPHLHQQIKEGDGGHYTVDEKQKQAHLTEEGHQKIEELLVKENLLAPGESLYHASNIMLMHHVNAALKAHAMFHRDVDYIVKDNQVVIVDEHTGRTMPGRRWSEGLHQAVEAKEGVPIQKENQTLASITFQNFFRLYNKLAGMTGTADTEAYEFQQIYNLDVVVIPTNKPMIRKDEPDLVYLTIQDKYQAIIEDVKDCIKRKQPVLVGTASIEASELLSQLLKKAGIKHQVLNAKFHEKEAHVIAEAGRPGAVTIATNMAGRGTDIVLGGSFEAELAQLPDTATETDKQAIRESWLKRHDEVIAAGGLRIIGSERHESRRIDNQLRGRSGRQGDPGSSRFYLSLDDNLMRIFASERVASMMKRLGMKPGEPIEHNLVTRAIENAQRKLEGHHFDVRKQLLDYDNVANDQRMVIYTQRASVMSMDDPQEYIEEMREEVINHLVDTYIPPNSLEEQWDVEVLTRVLADEFHLNAPVKNWVEEDHSIQPDEIKDKILTLCIEQYKAKEKSVGRQIMAQFEKSVILQTLDNQWREHLASMDHLRQGIHLRGYAQKDPKQEYKREAFTLFTMMLDNMKYDVIRLLSSVEIQTQEDVNEVEEQRRADQIQNMQFAHIDENELQQEEQQTFKRSEKKIGRNEPCPCGSGRKYKVCHGRLA is encoded by the coding sequence ATGCTGAACACGCTTATGAAAAAAATGTTTGGAAGTCGTAATGAACGTACTTTACGGCGAATGGATAAAATTGTATCCGCGATTAATGCCTTTGAATCCGAGATGAAAACTTTGAGTGATGCTGAGCTTAAAGCTAAAACGGAACACTTCAGGTCTCGTTATGCCGAAGGGGAAACGCTCGATGAAATGTTAGCTGAAGCTTTTGCTACGGTCAGAGAAGCCTCCGTCAGAACACTTGGGTTACGGCATTTTGATGTCCAATTGATTGGCGGAATTGTATTGCATGAAGGAAATATCGCAGAAATGCGCACCGGTGAAGGTAAAACGCTTGTAGCCACTCTGCCTGCCTATTTAAATGCCATCAGCGGCGATGGCGTGCATATTGTCACGGTGAATGATTATCTTGCGAAGCGTGACAGCGAGTGGATGAAACCTATCTATGAATTTTTAGGCCTCAGTGTAAGCGTCATTTATCCAGACATGCCCCAGGATGAAAAACAAAAAGCCTATAAAGCCGATATTCTGTATGGTACCAACAATGAATTTGGCTTTGATTATCTTCGCGACAATATGGCGTTCAGTCTGGAAGAAAAAGTACAGCGTCGGCTAAATTTTGCTGTTGTCGATGAAGTGGACTCTATTTTAATAGATGAAGCACGTACTCCTCTTATCATATCTGGTACGGCAGAAAGTGGCTCTGAATATTATATTAAAGTCAATAAATTGATTCCTCATTTGCACCAACAGATAAAAGAGGGTGATGGTGGACATTACACCGTTGATGAGAAACAAAAACAGGCTCATTTAACGGAAGAGGGCCATCAAAAAATTGAAGAATTATTGGTAAAAGAAAACCTGTTGGCTCCAGGAGAAAGTTTGTATCATGCGAGCAATATTATGCTGATGCATCATGTGAATGCTGCACTTAAAGCGCATGCCATGTTCCATCGTGATGTTGATTATATTGTAAAAGATAATCAGGTGGTGATCGTAGATGAGCACACAGGTCGGACCATGCCGGGACGGCGCTGGTCAGAGGGTTTGCATCAGGCCGTTGAAGCCAAAGAAGGTGTTCCAATTCAAAAAGAGAATCAGACTCTGGCTTCTATAACTTTCCAGAACTTTTTCAGGCTGTATAATAAACTGGCCGGTATGACTGGTACTGCTGACACGGAAGCTTATGAATTCCAGCAAATTTATAATCTGGATGTGGTAGTGATTCCAACCAATAAACCCATGATTCGTAAAGATGAGCCGGATCTGGTTTATTTAACTATTCAGGATAAATATCAGGCCATCATTGAAGATGTAAAAGATTGCATTAAAAGAAAACAGCCTGTGTTGGTCGGAACAGCCTCTATTGAAGCTTCGGAATTGTTGAGCCAGCTGTTAAAGAAAGCTGGTATCAAACATCAGGTGCTCAATGCCAAATTTCATGAAAAGGAAGCTCATGTTATTGCCGAAGCCGGCCGTCCTGGGGCTGTAACGATTGCAACGAATATGGCAGGTCGAGGAACCGACATTGTATTAGGAGGCAGTTTTGAGGCTGAATTGGCTCAACTCCCTGATACAGCCACAGAAACGGATAAACAAGCTATTCGTGAGAGCTGGCTAAAACGGCATGACGAGGTGATTGCAGCGGGTGGGTTAAGAATTATCGGTTCAGAACGACATGAATCACGACGTATTGATAATCAGTTACGCGGCCGCTCCGGTCGACAGGGTGACCCGGGAAGCAGTCGCTTTTATTTATCTCTTGATGATAATCTGATGCGTATTTTTGCATCCGAGCGCGTAGCATCCATGATGAAGCGTCTTGGGATGAAACCTGGTGAGCCTATTGAACATAATTTAGTGACTCGTGCTATTGAAAATGCACAAAGAAAACTGGAAGGTCATCACTTTGATGTGCGGAAACAATTACTTGATTATGATAATGTAGCTAATGATCAACGTATGGTTATTTATACGCAACGTGCTTCTGTTATGTCCATGGATGACCCGCAAGAGTATATCGAAGAAATGCGTGAAGAAGTTATTAATCATCTGGTAGATACCTATATTCCCCCTAACAGTCTTGAGGAACAGTGGGATGTAGAGGTATTAACAAGGGTGTTGGCCGATGAGTTTCATTTAAATGCCCCTGTTAAAAACTGGGTAGAAGAAGATCACAGCATTCAGCCGGATGAAATAAAAGACAAAATTCTTACCTTATGCATTGAACAATATAAAGCCAAGGAAAAGAGCGTTGGCCGTCAGATTATGGCACAGTTTGAAAAATCTGTGATCTTGCAGACTTTAGATAATCAGTGGCGGGAACATCTCGCCTCCATGGATCATCTTCGTCAGGGAATACATCTACGAGGGTATGCACAAAAAGATCCAAAGCAGGAATATAAGCGCGAAGCGTTTACTTTATTCACCATGATGCTTGATAACATGAAGTACGATGTGATTCGGCTGCTTTCTTCAGTTGAAATACAAACACAAGAAGACGTGAATGAAGTTGAAGAACAACGTCGAGCCGATCAAATCCAAAATATGCAATTTGCACATATAGATGAGAATGAATTACAACAGGAAGAACAACAAACTTTTAAACGATCTGAAAAAAAGATAGGTCGCAATGAACCCTGTCCTTGTGGCTCAGGCAGGAAATATAAGGTTTGTCACGGTCGCTTGGCATGA
- a CDS encoding Mth938-like domain-containing protein, giving the protein MHLHLEKRENHAVEAYSENEIKINAITYQKSLIVSQDAILSELSLQSIQEIDENFINRLIEFSPEVIIIGHSQPGHFLSAKLISQLSKQRIGIECMSIGAACRTYNVLLNERAVVAVFIF; this is encoded by the coding sequence ATGCATCTTCATCTGGAAAAACGTGAAAATCATGCAGTAGAAGCCTACTCAGAAAATGAAATTAAAATTAATGCGATCACTTATCAGAAAAGCCTTATAGTTTCTCAGGATGCCATTCTCAGTGAATTGTCCCTTCAATCTATTCAAGAGATCGATGAAAATTTTATCAACAGGCTCATTGAATTTAGTCCGGAAGTTATTATTATTGGCCACAGCCAACCTGGACATTTTTTATCCGCAAAACTCATAAGTCAATTGTCTAAGCAACGAATTGGCATCGAATGCATGTCTATTGGAGCTGCCTGCCGGACTTATAATGTATTGCTAAATGAACGGGCAGTAGTGGCTGTTTTTATTTTTTAA
- the dusA gene encoding tRNA dihydrouridine(20/20a) synthase DusA, translating into MKNDALKSTLSIAPMIDWSYSHFRRFMRILAPSSLIYTEMQTTGAIEHNPKRTLYFNSLEQPLALQLGGSDKGQLADCAVKAELQGYCEVNLNLGCPSDKVQAGRFGACLMSEPKLVADCIKAMKKSVNITVSAKTRIGIDHQDSYSFFRYFIEQLIEAGSDKIIVHARKAWLKGLSPKQNRSIPPINYDYVYRIKQEYPHIPIVINGNILNSEDIKAHLNKVDGVMLGRLACQNPFAIARIHDELTEKQKDLRRTDLIRTYFDYIQQEFEQGERLTLLLKPIFNFAHGLASASQWKKLLTDMIQQKQLRAKEAIKLLFKLEEEANTTEISI; encoded by the coding sequence ATGAAAAATGATGCTTTAAAGTCAACCCTGTCAATTGCACCGATGATTGACTGGTCATATTCACATTTTCGCCGGTTTATGAGAATACTGGCTCCATCTTCTTTAATTTATACGGAAATGCAAACCACAGGTGCCATTGAACATAATCCAAAGCGAACACTTTACTTTAATTCTTTGGAGCAGCCATTGGCTTTGCAGCTTGGAGGATCAGATAAAGGACAACTGGCTGATTGTGCAGTAAAAGCAGAATTACAAGGGTATTGTGAAGTTAATCTGAACCTTGGTTGTCCAAGTGACAAAGTGCAGGCTGGTCGCTTTGGCGCTTGTCTGATGTCTGAGCCGAAACTGGTTGCTGATTGTATTAAGGCGATGAAAAAAAGTGTAAATATTACTGTATCAGCCAAAACACGAATTGGTATTGATCATCAGGACAGCTATTCATTTTTCCGGTATTTCATTGAGCAGCTGATAGAAGCAGGCAGTGATAAAATTATCGTTCATGCGCGCAAAGCCTGGCTAAAAGGATTAAGCCCCAAACAGAATCGTTCCATCCCTCCCATAAATTATGACTATGTTTACCGTATTAAGCAGGAATATCCCCATATACCGATCGTTATTAATGGTAACATTTTAAATTCTGAAGACATTAAAGCCCATCTTAATAAGGTAGATGGCGTCATGCTTGGACGACTTGCCTGTCAGAATCCCTTTGCCATTGCCAGAATCCATGATGAATTAACGGAAAAACAGAAAGACCTTAGACGAACAGATTTGATTAGAACATATTTTGATTATATTCAACAGGAGTTTGAACAGGGGGAAAGGCTCACTTTGCTACTGAAACCTATATTTAATTTTGCCCATGGACTTGCAAGCGCCAGCCAGTGGAAAAAACTATTAACAGATATGATTCAGCAAAAACAATTGAGAGCTAAGGAGGCTATTAAACTGTTGTTTAAGCTTGAGGAAGAAGCAAATACCACTGAGATTTCTATTTAA
- the relA gene encoding GTP diphosphokinase: protein MVKVKESVPPLSDGQIDIEQWIHHLSSKGYLEDLDLIRHACTLSQLAGHDQATETGASCLQQGLAMADILADLEVDQETLAAAIIFESVHYAELSIEDVEEQLGANIARLVKGIEKMNAMEGFDSLSKYPQNKHQIDNIRKMLLAMVDDVRVVLIKLAERLCILRSLSPLPQAIQQQIATEVMEIYAPLANRLGIGAIKWEMEDLAFRFLQPEKYKEIAKGLKAKRLERDRFVDRIVEELNQHIQSMGVKHFAVYGRSKHIHSIYKKMMRKNVSLEEIYDATAVRILMETKEQCYEVLGMVHALWSQIPAEFDDYIVNPKENGYQSLHTAVTAPNGRVFEVQIRTFKMHDQAEMGVAAHWKYKEGVKQKKESHERKIEWLRDVLAWHQEMAANKGVPQAIETEFLEDRVYVFTPNGDVLDLPNGVTPLDFAYHVHSQVGHRCRGAKVNGHIVPLTYELKTGDKVEILTGKESKPSRDWINPHLNYLKTSRAKAKVLHWFKMQDYDKNRAEGHELLDKELKTLGLKSDNLHEVAFSFNFKKTEDLYAALGRGDIKLSQVINRLTPPETTEDAVAKIVKPHAKPEAASGSDLHIEGVGNLLTYMARCCQPVPGDDVIGYITVGRGVSIHRKDCPNILHASEKQKQRFLHVNWGSRPREHYVVDVLIKAFDRPGLLRDITSLLSNEKAHVYSLQTRSNKQDNSANITLTVEIDGINSLSRLLTKLSQVPNVLEARRQV from the coding sequence ATGGTGAAAGTCAAAGAAAGTGTTCCTCCTTTGTCAGACGGTCAGATTGATATTGAACAATGGATTCATCATTTAAGCAGCAAGGGATACCTTGAAGATCTGGATTTAATACGTCACGCCTGCACACTCAGTCAACTGGCAGGGCACGATCAAGCAACGGAAACTGGAGCCTCTTGCTTACAGCAAGGGCTGGCCATGGCTGATATATTAGCTGATCTGGAAGTGGATCAGGAAACTCTGGCTGCTGCAATTATTTTTGAGAGCGTTCATTATGCAGAATTGTCCATTGAAGATGTTGAAGAGCAATTAGGCGCAAATATTGCCCGTCTGGTCAAGGGTATAGAAAAAATGAACGCCATGGAAGGGTTTGACTCATTAAGCAAATACCCACAAAACAAGCATCAAATAGATAATATTCGTAAAATGTTGTTGGCCATGGTGGATGATGTTCGCGTTGTTCTCATTAAATTAGCAGAACGATTGTGTATTTTGCGTTCCTTATCCCCGCTCCCGCAAGCGATACAGCAACAAATAGCCACGGAAGTCATGGAAATTTATGCACCATTAGCCAATCGCCTTGGTATTGGAGCTATAAAATGGGAAATGGAAGATCTGGCTTTTCGTTTTTTGCAGCCTGAAAAATACAAGGAAATAGCTAAAGGTCTGAAAGCAAAACGCCTGGAGCGGGATCGTTTTGTAGATCGGATTGTCGAGGAACTGAATCAGCACATTCAGTCGATGGGTGTGAAGCATTTTGCCGTGTATGGGCGCTCAAAGCATATTCACAGCATTTATAAAAAGATGATGCGTAAAAATGTATCGCTTGAGGAAATTTATGATGCTACAGCTGTTCGTATTTTGATGGAAACAAAAGAACAATGTTATGAAGTTCTTGGCATGGTGCATGCTTTGTGGTCGCAGATTCCTGCTGAATTCGATGATTATATCGTCAATCCCAAGGAAAACGGTTATCAATCTCTGCATACGGCCGTTACAGCTCCAAATGGGCGAGTCTTTGAAGTGCAAATCCGCACTTTTAAGATGCATGACCAGGCTGAGATGGGTGTGGCTGCTCATTGGAAATATAAAGAAGGCGTGAAGCAGAAAAAGGAAAGTCATGAGCGCAAGATAGAATGGTTGCGCGATGTGCTTGCCTGGCACCAGGAAATGGCCGCTAATAAGGGCGTGCCCCAGGCCATTGAAACAGAATTTCTTGAAGATCGAGTATATGTATTTACACCGAACGGGGATGTTCTTGATTTGCCTAATGGCGTTACACCGCTAGATTTTGCCTATCACGTCCACAGTCAAGTAGGCCACCGATGTCGGGGTGCCAAAGTCAATGGCCATATTGTTCCCCTGACTTATGAGTTAAAAACAGGCGATAAGGTCGAAATATTAACCGGTAAAGAATCCAAACCTTCACGGGATTGGATTAATCCTCATTTAAATTATTTAAAAACATCAAGAGCAAAAGCTAAGGTTCTGCATTGGTTCAAAATGCAGGATTATGACAAGAACCGAGCAGAAGGCCATGAATTGCTTGATAAAGAACTTAAAACACTTGGACTTAAATCGGATAACTTACATGAAGTTGCCTTCTCGTTTAATTTCAAAAAGACAGAAGATCTTTATGCTGCTTTGGGACGAGGAGATATTAAGTTAAGCCAGGTGATTAACAGGCTTACTCCTCCGGAAACAACTGAAGATGCTGTTGCAAAAATTGTTAAACCACATGCCAAGCCAGAAGCAGCTTCAGGAAGTGATTTGCATATTGAAGGCGTAGGCAATTTATTAACCTATATGGCCCGATGTTGCCAACCTGTGCCCGGTGATGATGTCATTGGCTATATTACTGTAGGACGTGGCGTTTCCATTCATAGAAAAGATTGTCCAAACATTTTGCATGCCAGTGAAAAGCAAAAACAACGCTTTCTCCATGTGAACTGGGGTAGCAGGCCCCGCGAGCATTATGTAGTGGATGTGTTGATTAAAGCCTTTGACCGCCCCGGATTACTTCGTGATATCACTTCTTTACTGTCTAATGAAAAAGCGCATGTTTATTCTTTACAAACGAGGAGCAACAAACAAGACAACAGTGCCAATATTACCCTGACGGTTGAAATTGATGGTATAAACAGCTTATCTCGCCTGCTGACAAAATTAAGTCAGGTGCCCAACGTCTTAGAGGCCAGAAGACAGGTATAA
- a CDS encoding IS701 family transposase, producing MDMLDIYTDYLICQNKYATATGLSEMLDGEFAHDKVTRFLRLQDFGSKALWNYVKKSVRESEASDGVLLLDDSIEEKSYTDENEINCWHYSHAKGDVVKGINILTCMVRYGDFSVPVGYEVIKKDVAFCDIETRQARRKSSTTKNELFRKLIAQAVSNHVLFDFVLADNWFGSKANMAYIHNDLQKSFIIGIKSNRTLALSKNDANNGRYTKVRELELEEDIAHTVYLKGLDFPVRLLKKIFKNENGSTGVLYLVSNDMTSSAERLYEVYQKRWRIEEYHKSIKQNASLNKSPTRTVKTQSNHIFAAIIAYCKLEMMKIKTKLNHFAIKYKLILRANQIAMQELKNMAR from the coding sequence ATGGATATGCTTGATATTTATACTGACTATTTAATTTGCCAGAATAAATATGCCACAGCTACAGGTTTATCGGAGATGTTGGATGGTGAATTTGCGCACGACAAGGTGACACGATTTTTACGACTACAAGATTTTGGTTCCAAAGCGCTCTGGAATTATGTCAAGAAGTCAGTCAGGGAGAGTGAAGCATCAGACGGTGTTCTTTTATTGGATGACTCGATTGAGGAGAAGTCTTATACCGATGAGAATGAAATTAATTGTTGGCATTATTCCCATGCTAAAGGTGATGTGGTCAAAGGGATTAATATCCTGACCTGCATGGTTCGGTATGGTGACTTCAGTGTTCCTGTTGGTTATGAAGTTATCAAAAAAGACGTTGCTTTTTGTGACATTGAAACAAGGCAAGCTCGCAGAAAGTCATCCACGACTAAAAATGAACTTTTTCGCAAGCTTATCGCACAAGCGGTTAGTAATCATGTGTTGTTTGACTTTGTACTTGCGGACAATTGGTTTGGCTCGAAGGCCAATATGGCTTACATCCATAATGACCTTCAAAAATCGTTTATTATTGGGATTAAATCTAATCGAACCTTAGCTTTATCCAAAAACGACGCCAACAACGGACGGTACACAAAAGTCAGAGAATTAGAGCTTGAAGAGGACATAGCCCACACAGTCTATCTCAAGGGATTAGACTTCCCAGTGAGGCTTTTGAAGAAAATTTTCAAAAACGAAAATGGTTCTACAGGTGTTCTCTATCTCGTTTCTAATGACATGACCAGTAGTGCCGAACGTCTTTATGAAGTGTACCAGAAACGGTGGCGGATTGAAGAGTATCACAAGTCAATTAAACAAAATGCAAGCCTGAACAAATCTCCAACCCGCACGGTTAAAACACAATCCAATCATATCTTTGCCGCAATCATTGCATACTGCAAACTGGAAATGATGAAAATAAAGACAAAATTGAATCACTTTGCCATCAAGTACAAATTAATACTCAGGGCTAACCAAATTGCCATGCAGGAGTTAAAAAATATGGCTCGTTAA
- the alaC gene encoding alanine transaminase — MSQFSRINRLPPYVFNTLNQLKSEARARGEDIIDFGMGNPDQPTPPHIVDKLIEAAQRPDTHRYSMSKGIPRLRKAMASWYERHYSVSLDSETEIVATIGSKEGLAHLALAISEPGDTVIVPDPAYPIHTYGFIIAGANVKQIPLIDETQFLQAIDEAINSLWPKPKAIVLNFPANPSTHCVDIQFFEQVIALAKRHNIWIIHDLAYADIVFDGYKAPSILQVPGAIDIAIETYSMSKSYNMPGWRVGFACGNKDLVAALTRIKSYLDYGTFTPIQVAAIAALEGSDDCVHDIRKLYEKRRNVLCEGLQELGWFVEKPKATMFVWAPIPEMYQYMGSLEFCKYLLKEAEIAVSPGIGFGQQGDGYVRFGLIENIQRTRQALRNLKALFRRDGLLKAV, encoded by the coding sequence ATGAGTCAGTTTTCCCGCATTAACCGACTTCCCCCTTATGTTTTCAATACATTAAATCAGTTAAAATCAGAAGCGAGGGCACGCGGTGAAGATATTATTGACTTCGGTATGGGTAATCCAGATCAACCGACACCACCACATATTGTGGATAAACTGATAGAAGCCGCCCAACGTCCGGACACCCATCGTTATTCCATGTCAAAAGGGATCCCGCGATTAAGAAAAGCTATGGCCTCCTGGTATGAGAGGCATTATAGTGTCAGCCTTGACAGCGAAACTGAAATTGTAGCTACTATCGGCTCCAAAGAGGGGCTAGCACATCTGGCGCTTGCTATTTCAGAGCCGGGAGATACTGTCATTGTTCCTGATCCAGCTTATCCTATTCATACTTATGGTTTTATAATTGCAGGAGCCAATGTCAAACAGATTCCATTAATTGATGAGACCCAGTTTTTACAGGCAATAGATGAGGCCATTAATAGTTTATGGCCAAAACCGAAAGCAATCGTATTGAACTTTCCGGCCAATCCCAGTACACACTGTGTGGATATCCAGTTTTTTGAACAGGTTATTGCTTTGGCAAAACGACATAATATCTGGATTATCCATGATCTGGCTTACGCAGATATCGTCTTTGATGGATATAAAGCACCTTCCATTTTACAGGTTCCCGGTGCGATAGATATTGCTATTGAAACCTATTCAATGTCCAAATCATATAATATGCCAGGCTGGCGAGTGGGATTTGCCTGCGGGAATAAGGACCTGGTGGCCGCTTTAACCCGAATTAAATCCTATCTGGATTATGGAACTTTCACTCCCATTCAGGTTGCTGCTATCGCTGCGCTGGAAGGATCTGATGATTGTGTTCATGATATTAGAAAATTATATGAAAAACGACGGAATGTATTGTGCGAAGGTTTGCAGGAATTAGGCTGGTTTGTGGAAAAACCAAAGGCCACGATGTTTGTATGGGCGCCGATTCCTGAAATGTATCAATACATGGGTTCATTGGAGTTCTGTAAGTATTTGCTCAAAGAAGCCGAAATCGCTGTATCACCAGGCATAGGTTTCGGACAGCAGGGAGATGGCTATGTACGATTTGGATTAATTGAAAACATTCAGCGTACAAGACAGGCCTTAAGAAATTTAAAAGCTTTATTCAGACGTGATGGGTTGTTAAAAGCTGTTTAA
- a CDS encoding GNAT family N-acetyltransferase, translating into MKIDAIQFKLSKNYSDDFILTITQENKTLGWAKYNYDENNNLHLRWIEVNENAQGKGIGNLILNKLFDNYCRNSGDFIIHVVDEEILNGFYLSWFRKRFDAEKQYEEQIIEKFNDSCQEDNESFLLIFKDEERDWKPSEKATFSY; encoded by the coding sequence ATGAAAATTGACGCCATTCAATTTAAGTTATCAAAAAACTATTCTGATGATTTTATTCTTACGATAACGCAGGAAAATAAAACCCTTGGATGGGCCAAATATAATTATGATGAAAACAATAATCTCCACCTGCGCTGGATAGAAGTCAACGAAAATGCTCAGGGCAAAGGAATTGGCAATTTAATATTAAATAAACTCTTCGATAATTATTGCAGAAACAGTGGTGATTTTATTATTCATGTGGTCGATGAAGAAATATTAAATGGTTTTTACCTGTCCTGGTTCAGGAAACGGTTTGATGCTGAAAAACAATATGAAGAACAGATCATCGAAAAATTTAATGATTCATGTCAGGAAGACAATGAGAGTTTCTTATTGATTTTTAAAGACGAAGAGCGAGATTGGAAGCCCTCGGAAAAAGCCACATTCAGCTATTAA
- the recJ gene encoding single-stranded-DNA-specific exonuclease RecJ: protein MRIKQRSLMVELSHLSALPPVLQRIYACRGIKDTSQLNIPLKAMLSFDALKDIGKACQRLEQALREQQRILIVGDFDADGATSTALAITALRAMGAEQVEYLVPNRFAFGYGLTPAIVEVASRWQPHLIITVDNGIASFEGVEAANAKGIDVLITDHHLPAEHLPDAYAIINPNQKDCAFPSKSIAGVGVIFYVMSALRRHLSNIGWFEEKQMLQPNMAEFLDLVALGTIADVVGLDRNNRILVQHGLLRIRQGKCRAGIKALIEIAGRDVERIRESDLGFAIAPRLNAAGRLDDMSLGIECLISDKEEEAKEYACQLNELNLERRQIESEMKEQAIAALDKLSLKDTNLPVALCLLDKSWHQGVIGILAGRLKERFHRPVIVFAQVSENELKGSARSVAGLNIRDILAILDKDYPGLVTKFGGHAMAAGLSLPSDHFNQFRDYFIKEVSLHLDPSQCEGEILTDGSLHIEEFNLETARLIEEAGPWGQQFPSPVFDNHFEVLEQRLVGQNHLKMTLLPQNSTQTIDAIAFNVDLNTWPNHRVKAIHAAFQLDINAYQGREKLQLLIETMNIV from the coding sequence ATGCGGATTAAACAACGTTCTTTGATGGTTGAATTATCTCATCTGTCGGCGCTTCCTCCAGTGTTACAACGTATTTATGCATGCAGAGGGATTAAGGATACATCACAATTGAATATTCCGTTAAAGGCTATGCTTTCCTTTGATGCTTTAAAAGACATTGGCAAGGCTTGCCAGCGTTTAGAGCAAGCCTTGCGAGAGCAGCAAAGGATTCTCATTGTAGGAGATTTTGATGCAGATGGAGCCACCTCGACGGCCCTGGCCATAACGGCTCTAAGAGCTATGGGAGCCGAACAAGTGGAGTATCTTGTCCCTAATCGCTTTGCGTTCGGCTACGGATTGACTCCGGCTATTGTAGAGGTTGCCAGTCGTTGGCAACCTCATTTAATTATTACTGTTGATAATGGAATTGCCAGTTTTGAAGGGGTTGAAGCGGCTAATGCAAAAGGAATAGATGTTTTAATTACCGACCATCACCTGCCTGCAGAACATTTGCCCGATGCTTATGCCATCATTAACCCCAACCAAAAAGATTGTGCATTTCCCAGCAAATCTATTGCAGGCGTAGGTGTTATATTTTATGTAATGAGCGCTTTGAGAAGACATTTGTCAAATATTGGCTGGTTTGAGGAAAAACAGATGCTACAGCCTAACATGGCGGAATTTCTTGATTTAGTTGCTCTTGGCACTATTGCAGATGTGGTTGGACTTGATAGGAACAACCGAATTTTAGTTCAGCATGGCTTATTAAGAATAAGGCAGGGTAAATGTCGAGCAGGTATTAAAGCCTTGATTGAAATTGCCGGGCGTGATGTAGAAAGAATAAGAGAATCTGATTTGGGATTTGCCATAGCACCAAGGCTAAATGCTGCTGGACGACTGGATGACATGTCGCTTGGCATAGAATGTCTTATCAGTGATAAGGAAGAAGAGGCAAAGGAATATGCATGCCAGCTTAACGAGCTAAACCTTGAGCGACGTCAAATTGAATCCGAGATGAAAGAACAGGCGATAGCGGCATTGGATAAACTGTCCTTGAAAGACACAAATCTTCCTGTGGCTTTATGTTTATTGGATAAAAGCTGGCACCAAGGCGTGATTGGTATTTTAGCAGGTCGGCTTAAAGAACGTTTCCATCGCCCGGTCATTGTATTTGCTCAGGTTAGTGAAAATGAATTAAAAGGCTCAGCACGCTCTGTGGCTGGGTTAAATATCAGAGATATTCTGGCTATCCTTGATAAGGATTATCCTGGCTTGGTCACTAAATTTGGCGGACATGCTATGGCTGCCGGGCTAAGTTTGCCGAGTGATCATTTTAATCAGTTCAGAGATTACTTTATTAAAGAAGTCAGCCTTCATCTTGATCCTTCACAATGTGAAGGAGAAATACTGACGGACGGTTCATTGCACATAGAAGAGTTTAATTTAGAAACAGCGAGGCTTATTGAAGAGGCAGGACCATGGGGCCAACAATTTCCATCCCCTGTGTTTGATAATCATTTTGAAGTGTTAGAACAACGACTAGTCGGGCAGAATCATTTGAAAATGACACTTTTACCCCAAAATAGTACGCAGACGATTGACGCAATTGCTTTTAATGTCGATTTGAATACCTGGCCTAATCATCGTGTAAAAGCCATTCACGCTGCTTTTCAGTTAGATATCAATGCTTACCAGGGAAGAGAAAAGCTGCAACTGCTGATTGAAACCATGAACATCGTGTAA